A region of Macrobrachium nipponense isolate FS-2020 chromosome 7, ASM1510439v2, whole genome shotgun sequence DNA encodes the following proteins:
- the LOC135217570 gene encoding uncharacterized protein LOC135217570 — protein MTEVTAEEDVQWKSNGVKVYYICHFAHFNEHSSSTPLRIIFDASVPFKGKAINSLWEPPPNLIPPIPTLLLRFQERKIPVAMDISKAYFTVRLETEESHLHRLLWNQLDKDKEVKTLRLLQNSWGTTPAGGICSVAMLIIAEKFKDKYPQVYEFVKSNLYVDDCTTSVDDVSTELQLAKELNIFLSEASFIIKYFMIGGSESDIDAHIKKCPDVGLTSQRKGEALDQRRICLENFDDAFPDTFSRRNYLQIIATIYDPTGLATPVTICLKHELGQIFRLKQEWDDPILDGNDDLPTTRSLCKEVIRSIYGLKEVRFVRCPTPETSVGKPTLVIFCDSSQTAYGCVAYYNWKLENGERASVLAMSKAKPWPQIPTLTIPRGELLGCLLGARMQQTIVKKSSFIFERVMLLTDSIVLEQLRHEPYKYNMWTASRISEIQTLTDIRNWYHVDSGNNVADNASRGLNPSKMGKDYRWQKGPDFMKKDINEWPIKHANEVHAKKEDLDIRIKDPRMTIGRCKSLCVQIDGGTNEDYSVILDILKKFNITVDKNDSLMKIKCRISRIIRFMENASQLFRDRLKRTGRLSKFAISSMTKAERSRWFAENDTFVPTKRELLISKLFLIQQAQQSLPSDVEHKLKSLNPILDADGVWRALGRTVAALSNPPAIIPYSEPFAEILIAQVEIAPRKVEQLVRSPVFEHVVIDIAGPFNTIADRRKTRNYRVNSGKAWILVIVCRASGAAHIEVLEGYDTTASLQVFDAFTRIRGKRL, from the exons ATGACAGAGGTTACAGCTGAGGAGGATGTGCAGTGGAAATCTAATGGTGTCAAAGTCTACTACATCTGTCATTTCGCACACTTTAATGAGCATAGTTCCTCAACCCCACTCAGAATTATATTTGATGCAAGTGTTCCATTTAAAGGCAAGGCTATAAACTCCTTGTGGGAACCACCACCAAATTTGATTCCACCAATTCCAACCCTGCTGTTAAGGTTCCAGGAAAGAAAAATACCGGTTGCAATGGACATAAGTAAAGCATACTTCACTGTTCGCCTTGAGACAGAAGAATCTCATCTGCACCGCCTTTTGTGGAATCAACTGGACAAGGATAAAGAAGTCAAGACGCTGCGATTACTACAAAACTCCTGGGGAACTACTCCGGCAGGTGGTATATGCAGTGTAGCAATGCTCATCATAGCTGAGAAATTCAAGGACAAGTACCCACAGGTATACGAATTCGTAAAATCGAACTTGTATGTTGATGATTGTACTACCAGTGTTGATGATGTTTCCACGGAATTACAACTTGCTAAGGAACTCAACATTTTCCTCAGTGAGGCATCCTTCATCATAAAGTATTTCATGATCGGTGGAAGTGAAAGTGATATTGATGCCCACATAAAGAAGTGCCCGGAT GTAGGATTAACTTCTCAAAGAAAAGGAGAGGCATTAGATCAGAGGAGGATATGTTTAGAAAACTTTGATGATGCCTTCCCTGACACTTTCAGTCGAAGAAATTATCTACAGATCATAGCAACCATCTATGATCCGACGGGACTTGCAACTCCGGTTACCATCTGCCTGAAGCACGAACTAGGTCAAATATTCCGCCTCAAACAGGAATGGGACGATCCGATCCTAGATGGTAATGATGACCTACCTACAACCCGCAGTCTGTGTAAAGAAGTGATTCGTTCGATCTACGGTCTAAAAGAAGTCAGGTTTGTTCGCTGTCCTACACCGGAAACTTCAGTTGGCAAGCCCACTCTAGTAATTTTTTGTGATAGTTCTCAGACTGCCTATGGATGTGTCGCGTACTACAACTGGAAGTTGGAAAATGGTGAGCGAGCATCTGTTCTTGCCATGTCAAAGGCAAAACCTTGGCCACAAATTCCGACATTAACGATCCCCCGTGGTGAGTTACTTGGATGTCTGCTGGGTGCCAGAATGCAACAGACTATCGTAAAAAAATCGAGCTTCATTTTTGAAAGGGTAATGCTGCTAACTGACAGCATAGTTCTGGAACAACTGCGTCATGAGCCCTACAAGTACAACATGTGGACAGCCAGCCGTATCAGTGAAATACAAACTCTGACTGATATTCGCAATTGGTACCATGTGGACTCTGGAAACAACGTTGCCGATAATGCGTCACGCGGTCTTAACCCATCTAAAATGGGAAAGGATTACAGATGGCAAAAAGGTCCAGACTTCATGAAGAAGGACATCAACGAATGGCCAATCAAACATGCAAATGAAGTTCATGCGAAGAAAGAAGATCTGGACATAAGAATAAAAGATCCACGGATGACCATTGGAAGATGCAAGTCACTATGTGTCCAGattgatggtggaacaaatgaagATTATTCAGTTATTCTTGATATCctaaaaaaatttaacataacGGTCGACAAAAATGACAGCCTGATGAAGATTAAATGTCGCATCTCTAGAATCATAAGATTTATGGAAAATGCTTCACAACTTTTCAGAGATCGACTGAAGAGAACAGGAAGACTCTCCAAGTTTGCCATCAGTAGTATGACGAAAGCAGAACGTTCGAGATGGTTTGCTGAAAATGATACATTTGTGCCTACCAAGCGTGAGTTATTAATATCAAAATTGTTTCTTATTCAACAGGCTCAGCAGTCGCTACCGTCAGATGTGGAACATAAGCTAAAGTCACTGAACCCAATACTGGACGCCGACGGTGTGTGGAGAGCACTAGGTCGTACTGTTGCTGCTCTATCAAACCCGCCTGCGAttataccatactctgaacccttTGCAGAGATCTTG ATCGCCCAAGTAGAGATCGCTCCTCGTAAGGTGGAACAACTCGTGCGTTCACCAGTATTCGAGCATGTGGTCATTGACATAGCTGGTCCGTTCAATACCATCGCTGATCGCCGCAAGACGAGAAATTACCGGGTAAATTCTGGTAAAGCCTGGATTCTGGTCATCGTGTGTCGTGCATCTGGTGCAGCCCACATAGAGGTCCTTGAAGGTTACGATACCACTGCTTCCTTGCAGGTTTTCGATGCTTTCACTAGAATCCGCGGAAAACGTCTGTGA